A DNA window from Vigna unguiculata cultivar IT97K-499-35 chromosome 10, ASM411807v1, whole genome shotgun sequence contains the following coding sequences:
- the LOC114166438 gene encoding alkane hydroxylase MAH1-like, protein MLPPNSKTHRHTLLVLTITISMAVLGSEELLLAFVLFVLIYYWRLNRHTPITKWPVLGMLPGPFLNVSIIFDYVTTALKNNGGNFMFEGPWLSNMNIFVTSDPFNVQHITSTKFENYGKGDDFREIFEVLGDGIFRSDSELWKYNRSILHSAFKKVNFQLFIQQTIKNKIESCLLPFLEHAWKQGTEVDLQEAFQRLTFDIISSIVLGFDPTCLSIGFPEVATEKAFSEIEDALLYRHLMPRFLWKLLNWFQLGKEKTVKENIEIIDQMLYKEIKSRSRVQGQSSGNSTLEDEPRFSLIDVLISEVGEGKMDDKFLRDTAINMLAAGRDSISAGLTWFFWLVATHPSVESKILEEIREKLPAREGNGKDFGVKWLSKLTFLHAALSETLRLYPPVPLEHKSALKSDVLPSGHWINSNTMIVYSLYSMGRAEEIWGEDCLKFRPERWISKSGGIIHMPSHKFIAFNAGPRSCLGKEISFIEMKMIAANILWNYRIHLVEGQAISPRVSVVLLMKHGLKVTVTKRNI, encoded by the coding sequence ATGCTTCCACCCAACTCTAAAACACACCGACACACACTTTTGGTTCTGACTATTACCATATCAATGGCGGTGCTTGGTTCTGAAGAACTCCTCTTGGCATTTGTTCTTTTCGTCTTAATCTACTATTGGAGGCTCAACAGACACACTCCCATCACGAAGTGGCCCGTGCTTGGCATGCTTCCTGGACCCTTCCTCAATGTGTCCATCATCTTTGATTATGTAACTACGGCTTTGAAAAACAATGGAGGCAATTTCATGTTTGAAGGCCCTTGGCTATCAAACATGAACATATTCGTCACCAGCGACCCTTTCAATGTGCAACACATCACAAGCACAAAGTTTGAAAACTACGGCAAGGGAGATGACTTCAGAGAGATTTTTGAGGTTCTGGGAGATGGGATTTTCAGGTCCGATTCCGAACTATGGAAGTATAACAGAAGTATTCTTCATTCAGCTTTTAAGAAGgttaattttcaattgtttattCAACAAACAATCAAGAACAAGATTGAGAGTTGTCTGCTTCCATTTCTTGAGCATGCATGGAAACAAGGAACGGAAGTGGACCTACAAGAAGCTTTTCAAAGATTAACCTTTGACATCATTTCATCCATAGTTTTAGGATTTGATCCTACTTGCCTTTCCATTGGTTTCCCAGAAGTTGCAACTGAGAAAGCCTTCAGTGAAATAGAGGATGCTCTTCTCTACCGACATCTCATGCCAAGATTCTTATGGAAGCTGCTAAACTGGTTTCAACTTGGGAAAGAGAAGACGgtgaaagaaaatattgaaattattgaCCAAATGTTGTATAAGGAAATTAAATCTAGGAGCAGAGTGCAAGGTCAAAGCAGCGGCAACAGCACACTAGAAGACGAACCACGATTTAGCTTGATAGATGTTCTTATAAGTGAAGTAGGAGAGGGCAAAATGGATGACAAGTTTCTGAGAGACACAGCAATAAATATGCTTGCAGCTGGGAGAGATAGCATTAGTGCAGGTCTCACTTGGTTTTTCTGGTTGGTGGCAACACACCCATCTGTGGAATCTAAGATTCTTGAAGAGATCCGAGAAAAATTACCAGCAAGAGAAGGTAATGGGAAGGACTTTGGTGTGAAATGGCTTAGCAAGTTAACTTTCCTCCATGCAGCATTAAGTGAGACATTAAGGCTCTACCCTCCGGTACCATTAGAGCACAAGAGTGCCTTAAAATCTGATGTGCTTCCAAGTGGTCATTGGATTAATTCAAATACCATGATAGTATATTCCCTATACAGCATGGGAAGGGCAGAGGAAATATGGGGTGAAGATTGCTTGAAATTTAGACCTGAGAGGTGGATCTCAAAGAGTGGAGGGATTATTCACATGCCCTCTCACAAGTTCATTGCATTCAATGCAGGACCAAGAAGTTGTTTGGGTAAAGAAATCAGCTTCATCGAGATGAAGATGATAGCTGCCAATATACTGTGGAATTATCGCATTCACTTGGTGGAAGGCCAAGCCATATCCCCAAGAGTCTCCGTTGTCCTTCTCATGAAACATGGCTTGAAGGTCACAGTGACAAAAAGAAACATATGA